In a single window of the Prochlorococcus marinus str. AS9601 genome:
- a CDS encoding CPBP family intramembrane glutamic endopeptidase produces MLGWILAIPLIFLSIEKENISLIGTIITFLIFVISLPKWFEVRWKINNVWKLVGIKKTNRNRKSSFYFLKGLLGAIILLSAILIPIVLFNDVIWLGEISIDILINSLLLIFGVGFAEELIFRGWLIEELKNQFGLKKALIFQASIFSIVHIGFNLPLWQMISILSGLFLLGIFLAFVRLNNNNSLWGCIGLHGGLVGGWFLVNNGLFEISKDVPIWLVGPGNINTNPLGGFWGISMLIFLCFLYFFILKKNQKFN; encoded by the coding sequence TTGCTGGGTTGGATTTTAGCAATTCCTCTTATTTTTCTAAGTATTGAAAAAGAAAATATTTCTTTAATCGGGACGATTATAACGTTTTTAATTTTTGTTATTTCATTACCTAAATGGTTTGAAGTTCGATGGAAAATAAATAATGTTTGGAAATTAGTTGGAATAAAGAAAACAAATAGAAATAGGAAATCAAGTTTTTACTTTTTAAAAGGTTTATTAGGGGCAATTATTTTATTATCAGCAATTTTAATTCCTATAGTTCTCTTTAATGACGTTATTTGGTTAGGCGAAATATCAATAGATATTTTGATAAATAGCTTACTCTTGATCTTTGGAGTGGGATTTGCAGAAGAACTTATCTTTAGAGGCTGGCTTATAGAAGAACTAAAAAATCAATTTGGTCTAAAAAAAGCCTTAATTTTTCAGGCATCAATATTTAGCATAGTACATATCGGTTTTAATTTGCCTCTTTGGCAAATGATAAGCATACTATCTGGATTATTTTTGCTCGGTATATTTTTAGCATTTGTGAGATTAAATAATAATAACTCGTTGTGGGGTTGTATAGGATTACATGGGGGGCTTGTAGGAGGTTGGTTTTTAGTAAATAATGGTTTATTTGAAATATCAAAAGATGTCCCAATTTGGTTAGTAGGACCAGGGAATATAAATACAAATCCATTAGGTGGTTTTTGGGGTATTTCAATGTTAATTTTTTTATGTTTTTTATATTTTTTTATTTTGAAAAAAAATCAAAAGTTTAATTAA
- a CDS encoding alpha-1,2-fucosyltransferase — MLFSRMVGGLGNQLFQTAAFLKYRRIKEKVIISFLGDIHIPKRENCLDYIFETPDWLYYDNSRKINLFTRFLARSSAGLRFGSYVPYIGVNDRNFYLKNSYFFNKKILFFDGYFIHNWKYEQINELFSQLKLRPIYLNRENIKICNENVIIHVRGGDFLKIKHLNICDNYYYKKAIEYSLRKGFNTFKVISEDRQYAKEIIKEMKKYFIDLKISILKSNSIKNDFNIIRSSNLAILSNSTFSWWASFLSNSKKEFLVPSNFSLKEKRIILPNENVIV, encoded by the coding sequence ATGCTTTTTTCTAGAATGGTTGGGGGATTAGGTAATCAATTATTTCAAACCGCAGCATTTTTGAAATATCGGCGTATCAAAGAAAAAGTAATAATTTCCTTTCTAGGAGATATTCACATCCCAAAAAGAGAAAATTGTCTGGATTATATTTTTGAAACTCCTGATTGGCTTTATTATGATAATTCTAGAAAAATAAATTTATTTACAAGATTTTTAGCCAGAAGTTCTGCAGGACTAAGGTTTGGTAGTTATGTGCCATATATAGGTGTAAATGATAGGAACTTTTATTTAAAAAATTCTTATTTTTTTAATAAAAAAATATTATTTTTCGATGGTTATTTCATCCATAACTGGAAGTATGAACAAATAAATGAATTATTTAGTCAATTAAAATTAAGACCTATTTACTTGAATAGAGAGAATATTAAAATTTGTAATGAAAATGTAATTATTCATGTTAGGGGAGGTGACTTCCTCAAAATAAAACACCTAAATATTTGCGATAATTACTATTATAAAAAAGCAATTGAATATTCACTTAGAAAGGGATTTAATACTTTCAAGGTGATTTCTGAAGATCGACAATATGCTAAAGAAATTATAAAAGAAATGAAAAAATATTTTATAGATTTAAAAATTTCAATTCTTAAATCAAATTCTATAAAAAATGATTTTAATATTATTAGATCTTCCAATTTAGCAATATTGAGCAATAGTACTTTTTCTTGGTGGGCATCTTTTTTATCAAATTCCAAAAAAGAATTCTTAGTTCCCTCTAATTTCTCTTTAAAAGAAAAAAGAATTATTCTTCCAAATGAAAATGTAATTGTTTAA
- a CDS encoding TatA/E family twin arginine-targeting protein translocase — protein MNIFGVGLPEVTVILILALLIFGPKKLPELGKQLGKTLKSLKKASNEFQNEIDQVMNEQDKDESPISIESNQTNEINQEKIDSENSKK, from the coding sequence ATGAATATTTTTGGTGTAGGTTTACCTGAAGTTACAGTAATACTTATCTTAGCTCTCTTAATTTTTGGTCCCAAAAAGCTTCCAGAACTAGGAAAACAGCTTGGCAAAACTTTGAAAAGTCTTAAAAAAGCATCGAATGAATTTCAAAATGAAATCGACCAAGTTATGAACGAACAAGATAAAGATGAATCTCCTATATCTATAGAAAGCAATCAAACCAATGAAATTAATCAAGAAAAAATAGATTCAGAAAACAGCAAAAAATAA
- a CDS encoding small RNA NsiR4-regulated ssr1528 family protein encodes MKKMGMQAVDLAIQNGVDLDGTPIPQKMLDLYNRIMDEENKRQRSGVKKSMRNRCVKTGSKHFDKETLNQLLIESGWEGLKEKEILFFYN; translated from the coding sequence ATGAAGAAAATGGGAATGCAGGCTGTTGATCTTGCTATTCAAAATGGAGTGGATCTTGACGGTACTCCAATACCTCAAAAAATGCTAGATCTTTATAACAGAATTATGGATGAGGAGAATAAAAGACAAAGGAGCGGTGTTAAAAAATCAATGAGAAATAGATGCGTCAAAACTGGTTCTAAGCATTTTGATAAAGAAACATTGAATCAATTATTAATAGAATCAGGATGGGAAGGTCTCAAAGAAAAGGAAATTTTATTTTTTTATAACTAA
- a CDS encoding cupin domain-containing protein, with protein MNPNKKKIEIIKQFNLSPHPEGGWFREIVRSENSLIREDGQSRNFITGIYYLLEKDAKSAWHRVKNADEIWIFLRGDPLNLWCLDNHNKLIRNLILDSNNPVEMIPSGYWQAAKSTGEFTLVSCCVGPGFDFKDFELLRNTNNTSRLDKAINDLM; from the coding sequence GTGAATCCTAATAAAAAAAAAATAGAAATAATTAAACAATTCAATTTATCTCCTCATCCTGAGGGTGGATGGTTTAGAGAGATAGTAAGGAGTGAGAATTCTCTAATAAGGGAAGACGGCCAAAGTAGAAACTTTATTACGGGAATTTATTATCTTTTGGAGAAAGATGCAAAAAGTGCTTGGCACAGAGTAAAAAATGCTGATGAAATTTGGATTTTTTTAAGGGGCGATCCTCTGAATTTATGGTGCCTAGATAATCATAATAAGTTAATAAGAAATTTAATTTTAGATTCCAATAATCCAGTAGAAATGATCCCATCTGGATATTGGCAAGCTGCAAAAAGTACAGGCGAATTTACTTTAGTGAGTTGTTGCGTTGGCCCCGGCTTTGATTTTAAGGATTTTGAATTACTCAGAAATACAAATAATACTTCTAGATTGGATAAAGCGATTAATGATCTTATGTGA
- a CDS encoding glycosyltransferase family 2 protein, translating to MEKYPISKEKASYLFNIVVPLFNAEKYIEKCLNSIIKQSYKKFHVQIVDDCSTDSSYDIASSICNKHKNFEIIKNPRRLGALNNIINLLNKKIKEPSRTIDILIDGDDYLYSGDVLNILHEKYSETDCLITYGSHLCSKGVRGKKYPSLIRKFNLFREYFWYASHLRTFRHDLWLSVNKHDLLDKNRKYYSVAWDLAIMFPMLEMAASRQEFVKEVLYVYNDENPISDHKIRRKQQILTAKEIRKKGKYRKKDFI from the coding sequence TTGGAAAAATATCCTATTTCTAAAGAAAAAGCATCTTACTTATTTAATATAGTAGTCCCTCTATTCAATGCGGAGAAATATATAGAAAAGTGCCTTAATTCAATTATTAAACAATCCTATAAAAAATTTCATGTCCAAATAGTTGATGATTGTTCTACTGACAGTTCTTATGATATCGCTTCTTCAATATGTAATAAGCATAAGAATTTTGAGATAATTAAAAATCCTAGGAGATTAGGAGCATTAAATAATATTATTAATTTGCTTAATAAAAAAATAAAAGAACCATCTCGGACTATTGATATTTTAATTGATGGAGATGATTACTTATATAGTGGTGATGTTCTAAATATTCTTCACGAAAAGTATTCAGAAACAGATTGTTTAATAACATATGGTTCTCATTTATGCTCAAAAGGTGTTCGAGGTAAAAAATATCCAAGCCTAATAAGAAAATTTAACTTATTTAGGGAATATTTTTGGTATGCCTCCCATTTAAGAACTTTTAGACATGATCTGTGGTTATCTGTAAATAAGCATGATTTATTAGATAAAAATAGAAAATATTATTCTGTCGCTTGGGATCTAGCAATAATGTTCCCGATGTTAGAAATGGCCGCTTCACGTCAAGAGTTTGTTAAGGAAGTTTTATATGTCTATAACGATGAGAACCCCATCAGTGATCATAAAATAAGAAGAAAACAACAAATATTGACTGCAAAAGAAATAAGAAAAAAAGGAAAATATCGTAAGAAAGATTTTATTTGA
- a CDS encoding Nif11-like leader peptide family natural product precursor, translating into MSFSEIRKFLIKMQSDEELKKQVTTSSTADDVALIGQRLGYDFSGDDLLRFNGQKVDKVTVRKVDHPGEYH; encoded by the coding sequence ATGAGTTTTTCTGAAATAAGAAAATTTTTAATTAAAATGCAATCTGATGAAGAATTAAAAAAGCAGGTTACGACATCCTCTACAGCAGATGATGTAGCCCTAATAGGTCAACGCTTAGGTTATGACTTTTCAGGAGATGATCTCTTAAGATTTAATGGACAAAAAGTTGATAAAGTTACCGTAAGAAAGGTAGATCATCCCGGAGAATACCACTAA
- a CDS encoding FAD-binding domain-containing protein, translating into MKEINILWFKKDLRIFDNEALCEAIKDNDILPIYIIELDIWSQNTHSDRQWQFCKESLIDLRNALAEIGQPLIIRTGNVINIFDAISSKFKIKGIYSHQETGDWLTYKRDQKVKEWAFSKNIIWKEFLQFSVFRGNLDRNNWSKKWQKNSEKNLLKAPLRINSINFNTGEIPSDEIFSFKKETCPGRMQGGRKKGLERMQYFFSNKLDSYSKDISSPEKSFDSCTRLSPYICWGCISLKEIFQKANISKNNNSRMLKSRLTWHCHFIQKLESEPELEFREYHPFFKNIREKNNELLYSWSSGNTGFPFIDACMRSLNFHGWINFRMRAMLMSFASYNLWLPWQDSGSELANKFVDYEPGIHWNQCQMQSGTTSINTNRIYNPIKQGKDHDPQGKFIKKWLPELKDLSLNFIHEPWLLSRFNKEEYEQINYIRPIIDIPNSTKNAKKKIQEITKKDGYWDISKEIYLKHGSRKRLRKNINNKKIISREKEIQYELKLDF; encoded by the coding sequence ATGAAAGAAATAAATATCTTATGGTTTAAGAAAGATTTAAGAATTTTTGATAACGAAGCTCTCTGTGAGGCTATAAAAGATAATGATATTTTACCTATTTATATTATTGAGTTAGATATTTGGAGCCAAAATACTCATTCAGATAGACAATGGCAATTTTGCAAAGAAAGTTTAATAGATTTAAGAAATGCACTTGCTGAGATTGGACAACCATTAATTATTAGGACTGGTAATGTTATTAATATATTTGATGCAATTAGTTCAAAATTTAAAATCAAAGGTATATATAGCCATCAAGAAACCGGAGATTGGCTTACTTATAAAAGAGATCAAAAAGTAAAAGAATGGGCTTTCAGCAAAAATATTATTTGGAAGGAATTTCTACAATTTTCAGTTTTCAGAGGAAATTTAGATAGGAATAATTGGTCTAAAAAGTGGCAAAAAAATTCCGAAAAAAACTTACTTAAAGCTCCATTAAGAATTAATTCTATTAACTTTAATACTGGAGAAATACCCTCAGACGAAATTTTTTCCTTTAAAAAAGAAACTTGTCCAGGAAGAATGCAAGGTGGAAGAAAGAAAGGTTTAGAGAGAATGCAATACTTCTTTAGTAATAAATTAGATTCTTATTCAAAAGATATATCTAGCCCAGAAAAATCATTTGATAGTTGTACAAGACTATCCCCATATATTTGTTGGGGATGCATTTCATTAAAAGAAATTTTTCAAAAGGCAAATATATCAAAAAACAATAATTCTAGGATGTTAAAAAGCAGATTAACTTGGCATTGTCATTTTATTCAGAAACTTGAAAGTGAACCAGAACTAGAGTTTAGGGAATACCATCCTTTTTTTAAAAATATTAGAGAAAAAAATAATGAATTACTTTATTCATGGAGTTCAGGTAATACGGGCTTTCCTTTTATAGATGCATGTATGCGCTCATTAAATTTCCATGGATGGATTAACTTCAGGATGCGGGCTATGTTAATGTCTTTTGCTAGCTATAATTTATGGCTACCGTGGCAAGACTCAGGTTCTGAATTAGCAAATAAATTTGTAGATTATGAGCCTGGAATACATTGGAACCAATGCCAAATGCAATCTGGAACTACATCTATAAATACCAATAGAATTTATAATCCTATTAAGCAGGGAAAAGATCATGATCCACAAGGAAAATTTATAAAAAAATGGTTACCAGAATTAAAGGATTTATCACTTAATTTCATTCATGAACCATGGTTATTATCTAGATTTAATAAAGAAGAATATGAACAAATTAATTACATAAGACCAATAATTGATATCCCAAATAGCACTAAAAATGCAAAGAAGAAAATTCAGGAAATAACTAAAAAGGATGGATATTGGGATATCTCAAAAGAAATTTATTTAAAACATGGCTCCAGAAAAAGGCTTAGAAAAAATATAAATAATAAAAAAATTATTTCTAGGGAAAAGGAAATACAATACGAATTGAAATTAGATTTCTAA
- a CDS encoding 3-oxoacyl-ACP reductase codes for MNLQIEKQTVLVTGAGRGLGSEIARSFHREGAKVIINYRNSYESAKNLSDSLGENAILVKGDIREKDQVSKMHEELASQNIRVDTIIHNAINDFIFNGDQRKKIDTIEWQDFQNQIETTQKGFLNLLNIFTPKMKNNSFGRVISIGTNLFQNPVIPYHDYTAAKGGLLSLTRTAAIDLGQFNITVNMVSGGLLKVTDASKGTPDSVFEYISSITPLRKVTTTEDFSDAVLFFASPWSRAVTGQNLVVDGGLVLN; via the coding sequence ATGAACTTACAAATAGAAAAACAGACCGTTTTAGTAACAGGTGCAGGGAGAGGATTAGGTTCCGAAATCGCAAGATCATTTCATAGAGAGGGTGCAAAAGTAATTATCAACTATAGAAATTCATATGAAAGTGCAAAAAATTTATCTGATTCTTTAGGAGAGAATGCAATTTTAGTAAAAGGGGATATCAGAGAAAAAGATCAAGTCTCTAAAATGCACGAAGAATTGGCAAGTCAAAATATCAGAGTGGATACGATAATCCACAACGCAATAAATGACTTTATTTTCAATGGTGATCAAAGAAAAAAAATAGACACTATAGAGTGGCAAGATTTCCAAAATCAGATTGAAACTACTCAAAAAGGATTTCTAAATCTGCTGAATATTTTTACACCAAAGATGAAAAATAATTCTTTTGGAAGAGTTATATCTATTGGAACTAATTTATTTCAAAATCCAGTAATTCCTTACCATGATTACACTGCAGCCAAAGGCGGATTATTATCACTTACAAGAACTGCAGCAATAGATCTAGGGCAATTTAATATCACAGTAAATATGGTTTCAGGAGGCTTATTAAAGGTAACTGATGCTAGCAAAGGCACTCCAGATAGTGTTTTTGAATATATTTCCAGCATTACACCCTTAAGAAAAGTTACCACTACAGAGGACTTTTCGGATGCTGTATTATTTTTTGCTTCCCCTTGGTCGAGGGCAGTCACTGGTCAAAATTTAGTAGTTGATGGTGGCTTAGTTCTAAACTAA
- a CDS encoding peroxiredoxin — protein sequence MQIGDKIPEFSLLDQNGVKRSNKGLKNPLVLFFYPKDDTPGCTIEVCGFRDKYDLFKVLGAEVWGVSNGSTSSHLAFANKNKLQYPLLCDTNDALRQTFKVPKVLGFMDGRVTYVIDRKGTVRHIFRDLLNGPEHIKEAIRVLKEIQNQ from the coding sequence GTGCAGATTGGAGATAAAATTCCAGAATTTTCTTTACTGGATCAAAATGGAGTTAAAAGATCAAATAAGGGATTAAAAAATCCCCTTGTTTTGTTTTTTTATCCAAAAGATGATACGCCAGGTTGCACTATAGAAGTTTGCGGATTTAGAGATAAATATGACTTATTTAAAGTACTAGGTGCAGAAGTTTGGGGAGTAAGTAATGGAAGTACCTCAAGTCATTTAGCATTCGCCAATAAAAATAAATTACAATATCCATTACTTTGTGATACGAATGACGCTCTTAGGCAAACTTTTAAAGTTCCTAAAGTATTAGGCTTTATGGATGGTAGGGTAACTTACGTTATCGATCGCAAAGGAACAGTTAGACATATTTTTAGAGATTTATTGAATGGTCCTGAACACATTAAAGAGGCTATTAGGGTGCTTAAGGAAATTCAAAATCAATAA
- the thiD gene encoding bifunctional hydroxymethylpyrimidine kinase/phosphomethylpyrimidine kinase encodes MYSKIALSIGGSDSGGGAGIQADLRTFMALKVHGCSVITRITAQNSIEVTCVQPVEKKTLLNQLDALFADFGIDALKTGMLLNERIINDTASKLNSYKITKIIDPVMVTRTGSKLLEDSAINAYKKLLLPIADLLTPNIYEANLLSGLEIRSKEDIENSARKIIGLGAKAVLIKGGGLKDMKGKDFFLDLNGRKEWIFNNFINTKNTHGSGCTLSAAICGYKALGFDLFDSIQKAKLFVEKSLDNSYKIGSGPGPLGHH; translated from the coding sequence ATGTATTCTAAAATTGCACTTTCAATAGGCGGTAGTGACTCCGGGGGTGGAGCAGGCATACAGGCTGACTTGAGAACTTTTATGGCCCTTAAAGTACATGGATGTTCTGTTATTACACGTATTACCGCACAAAATAGTATAGAGGTTACATGCGTTCAACCAGTAGAGAAGAAAACTTTATTAAATCAGTTAGATGCTTTATTCGCTGATTTTGGTATTGATGCCTTAAAAACTGGAATGTTATTAAATGAAAGGATAATTAATGATACTGCTTCAAAATTAAATTCGTACAAAATAACCAAAATTATTGACCCAGTGATGGTTACAAGAACTGGTTCTAAATTACTGGAAGATTCTGCTATTAATGCTTATAAAAAACTCTTATTGCCAATTGCTGATTTGCTAACTCCAAATATTTATGAAGCAAATCTACTTTCTGGTTTAGAAATAAGGAGTAAAGAAGATATCGAAAATTCCGCAAGAAAAATTATTGGTCTTGGTGCTAAAGCGGTACTTATAAAAGGTGGCGGTTTAAAAGATATGAAAGGGAAGGATTTTTTTCTTGACTTAAATGGTAGAAAAGAGTGGATTTTTAATAATTTTATAAATACAAAAAATACCCACGGTAGCGGCTGTACTTTGAGTGCTGCTATTTGTGGTTACAAGGCTTTAGGTTTTGATCTATTTGATTCCATACAAAAAGCGAAATTATTTGTTGAGAAATCTTTAGACAATTCTTATAAAATAGGATCTGGCCCTGGACCCTTAGGACATCATTAA
- a CDS encoding DUF3764 family protein, with protein MTIETTVFTFKLSNTFEEWVKMFDSPEIDAFHKTVGLTPLYRGKSLIDPKEVIVIHQAEEGVAKHVFSDPETIKNIESGGHIYSTTKITSWVSD; from the coding sequence ATGACTATTGAAACTACTGTTTTCACCTTTAAACTTTCAAATACATTTGAGGAATGGGTAAAAATGTTTGATAGTCCAGAGATAGATGCATTTCATAAAACGGTAGGACTTACTCCTTTATATCGTGGCAAAAGTTTAATTGATCCAAAAGAAGTTATTGTTATTCATCAAGCTGAAGAAGGTGTAGCTAAGCATGTTTTTTCAGATCCTGAAACCATTAAGAATATAGAATCGGGAGGACATATTTATAGCACAACGAAAATCACAAGTTGGGTTTCTGATTAG
- a CDS encoding TenA family protein yields the protein MKITKKLWDDNYEIALLSLNTKFVQGLKNGSLPKNIFQEYLAQDYFFLETFAKAYGLAVSKSKDKYSIRKLSELLMGVSEELILHETYAKEWDIDLSNNYIKKATKNYTDFLDDTSKRLSSVEIMFAMTPCMRLYSWIGKSLYKEDFDIKYKEWIITYSAESFEKLADSLENLIETNKETYDINQAKYLYRRAMELELDFFNAYSDF from the coding sequence ATGAAAATAACAAAAAAACTTTGGGATGATAATTATGAGATTGCTTTACTAAGTTTAAATACAAAATTTGTTCAAGGTTTAAAAAATGGAAGTCTCCCTAAAAATATATTTCAAGAATATTTAGCTCAAGATTATTTCTTTTTAGAGACTTTTGCTAAGGCTTATGGTCTTGCTGTTTCCAAATCAAAAGATAAATACTCAATAAGGAAGTTAAGTGAACTGTTAATGGGCGTTTCAGAGGAGTTAATACTTCATGAAACGTACGCAAAAGAATGGGATATTGATTTGTCTAATAACTATATAAAAAAAGCCACTAAAAATTATACAGATTTTCTTGATGATACTTCCAAAAGACTTAGTTCCGTTGAAATAATGTTTGCAATGACTCCATGTATGCGACTTTATTCTTGGATAGGAAAAAGTTTGTATAAGGAGGATTTTGATATTAAATATAAAGAATGGATAATTACTTATTCTGCTGAGAGCTTTGAAAAGCTAGCAGATTCACTTGAAAATCTTATTGAGACTAATAAAGAAACATATGATATTAATCAGGCCAAATATTTATACAGGAGAGCTATGGAATTGGAGTTAGATTTTTTTAATGCATATTCAGATTTCTGA
- a CDS encoding DUF1651 domain-containing protein: MNSNNDFWLIDSNFVGVMRFYKDKEDSDKSIAYMFIEEGIIMGIHGENPPLMKTRKKIVIEEARSLWQKLVNEGWQKTSKKW, from the coding sequence TTGAATTCAAATAATGATTTTTGGTTGATTGACTCCAATTTTGTAGGGGTGATGCGTTTTTATAAAGATAAAGAGGATTCTGATAAATCTATTGCTTATATGTTTATTGAAGAAGGGATCATTATGGGAATTCATGGGGAAAATCCTCCATTAATGAAAACTAGAAAAAAAATTGTTATTGAAGAAGCAAGATCATTATGGCAAAAATTGGTAAATGAAGGTTGGCAAAAAACTAGTAAAAAATGGTGA
- the pip gene encoding prolyl aminopeptidase — protein MKDQVLFPKIEVREKGFLQVSDIHTIYWERSGNPNGKKILVIHGGPGGGSQPRYRRYFDPDKFDIIQFDQRGCGSSTPFSELKENTTNHLVDDIEKLRILFKIDTWHLFGGSWGSTLSLIYAIKNPSRVISLTLRGIFLCRKFELLWFYQYGASEIFPDVFEEYISVIPKEERNDLISSFYKYLTSTDSNLRSKAAAAWTKWELSTSHLINKKFDFDKSQVNSFSDAFARIECHYFINNIFLEDDFILKNLKTIESIPTKIIQGRYDVVCPVRSAWDLNKKLKNSELIIVNDAGHSMSEEGISIELIKAVKGIQNL, from the coding sequence ATGAAAGATCAAGTCTTGTTCCCGAAAATTGAAGTACGTGAAAAGGGTTTTTTACAAGTTAGTGATATTCATACTATTTATTGGGAAAGATCTGGCAATCCAAATGGCAAAAAAATACTTGTTATTCATGGAGGCCCAGGAGGAGGAAGTCAACCAAGATATAGAAGATACTTTGACCCAGATAAATTCGATATTATTCAATTTGACCAAAGAGGTTGCGGTTCTTCAACTCCTTTCTCCGAATTAAAAGAAAATACGACTAATCATTTAGTAGATGATATTGAGAAATTAAGGATTCTTTTTAAAATAGATACTTGGCATTTGTTTGGTGGATCTTGGGGCTCAACACTTTCACTAATATATGCAATTAAAAATCCCTCAAGAGTTATAAGCTTAACTTTGCGAGGAATATTTTTATGTAGAAAGTTTGAATTATTATGGTTCTATCAATATGGTGCAAGTGAGATATTCCCTGATGTATTTGAAGAATATATTTCTGTAATACCAAAAGAAGAAAGAAATGATTTGATAAGTTCTTTTTACAAATATCTAACATCTACAGATTCGAATCTTAGATCAAAAGCTGCAGCAGCTTGGACAAAATGGGAACTCTCAACTAGTCATTTAATAAATAAAAAATTCGATTTTGATAAGTCCCAAGTTAATTCTTTTTCAGATGCCTTTGCGAGGATAGAATGTCATTATTTTATTAATAATATTTTCTTAGAAGATGATTTTATTTTGAAAAATTTGAAAACAATAGAATCGATTCCAACAAAAATAATTCAAGGTAGGTATGACGTTGTATGTCCTGTTAGGAGTGCATGGGATCTAAATAAGAAATTAAAGAATTCTGAATTAATTATTGTTAATGATGCAGGTCATTCAATGAGTGAGGAAGGCATTAGTATCGAATTAATAAAAGCTGTAAAAGGAATTCAAAATCTCTAA
- a CDS encoding photosystem I reaction center subunit XII, translating into MESSDEIIFIALGMLIAIFAGTLALRLGISLRE; encoded by the coding sequence ATGGAATCCTCTGATGAAATTATTTTTATTGCTTTAGGAATGCTTATTGCAATCTTCGCAGGAACATTAGCACTAAGACTAGGGATAAGCTTAAGGGAATAA
- the arfB gene encoding alternative ribosome rescue aminoacyl-tRNA hydrolase ArfB, translating to MDLQITKTLVIPSNEIKWRFSRSSGPGGQNVNKIESRVEIIFNLEDSKVLNDYQKAILKINLKKKLVKNCLCLSVQEHRNQLLNRQLALIKFSSIIKDGLNKPFKIRKFTKPTKTSQKKRVEFKRKQGVLKKSRQKEKIYQLLEK from the coding sequence ATGGATTTGCAAATTACTAAAACATTAGTAATACCATCCAACGAAATTAAATGGCGATTTTCCAGATCTTCAGGTCCTGGAGGACAGAATGTAAATAAAATTGAAAGCAGAGTAGAGATTATTTTTAATTTAGAAGATTCAAAAGTACTAAATGATTATCAGAAAGCAATTCTCAAGATTAATTTGAAAAAAAAATTAGTGAAAAATTGTTTATGTTTATCGGTTCAAGAACACAGAAATCAATTACTAAATAGGCAGCTAGCCTTAATCAAATTTAGTTCAATCATAAAAGATGGCTTAAATAAACCATTTAAAATTAGAAAATTTACAAAACCTACTAAAACATCGCAAAAGAAAAGAGTTGAGTTTAAGAGAAAACAAGGCGTATTGAAAAAAAGTAGGCAAAAAGAAAAAATATATCAATTATTAGAAAAATAG